The sequence CTGCCCTACCTGGCGCTCGTGGTCGGCCTCGCCTTCCTGCTGCTGATGCTGGTGTTCCGCTCGATCCTGGTCCCGCTCAAGGCGGCCCTCGGCTTCCTGCTCTCGGTAGTCGCCGCCCTCGGCGCGGTCGTCGCGGTCTTCCAGTGGGGCTGGCTCGGCTCGGTCTTCGGGGTGGAGCAGACCGGCCCGATCATGTCCATGATGCCGATCTTCATGGTGGGCGTGGTCTTCGGTCTGGCCATGGACTACGAGGTCTTCCTCGTCACCCGGATGCGGGAGGCGTACGTCCACGGCGAGCGCCCGGGCCAGGCCGTCGTGACCGGCTTCCAGTACAGCGCACGGGTGGTCGTGGCCGCCGCCGTCATCATGATCGCGGTGTTCGGGGGCTTCATGGGAGCCAGTGACCAGATGGTCAAGATGATCGGCTTCGGTCTGGCCGTCGCCGTCTTCTTCGACGCCTTCGTGGTCCGCATGGCCATCGTCCCGGCGGTGCTCGCGCTCCTCGGGCACAAGGCCTGGTGGCTGCCGAAGTGGCTGGACCGGCTGCTGCCGAACGTGGACGTGGAGGGCGAGAGCCTGCGCCGCCACCTCGAGGACGGCACCGGCTCCTCCGACGGCCCGGACAAGGACCGCGAGCTGGTCAACGCCTGACCTTGCTCCGTACGGCTGACGACCCCGGCCCCGTACCGCCTGATCCTCAGGTGGTACGGGGCCGGGGTCGTTGCGCCTATCGGGTGGCGGCGGGGGCGTACGTACGGCGCAGGAAGCGGCGCAGGGCGGCGATGTCGAACTGGATCACGGCGACCCCGTCAGGGGAGTGGAACTCGACGACCGCCTGCACGCGGCCGCACGGCCAGACGCGGACGTCCCCGGTGCCGGTCGGGGCCAGCAGGCCCGCCTCCAGCAGGGCGAGGGGGAAGACCCACTCGTTGTCGGTGCCCTCGGGGGACAGGTCGGCGGGGAAGACGATCCGTACGGCCAGCGGCTCGGCGGGGACGAAGCGAAGGACGACCGGAATCTTCCGGTAGAGCGGGTCGTCGGTGATCACGCGCGCGCTCACGCGTTCCTCGATGAGAGCGACCGTCGCGGTGGCGGTCCGGGTGGCAGGGGGATTCTCGGCGGTCGCTGACATCGACACGACTCCTCGAAATCGGAACCTTTGACTCCGTTTGTCCGTCCAGCCTCGCACATTCCGACGAAACCGCGCGGCTCTATTTGTGACGTGAGCGCTCTTGCCAACGGTTTGCAAGTGGGCACTATTCTTGAACGGCTAAAGACTGCATAAGAAGCGGAGCCACTCCATGCACGTGCCCGACGGATTCATCAACGCACCCGTCTCGGTGGCCGCCGGAGTGGCGGCCGCCGCCGCGGTGGCCGTCAGCCTCCGCGGCGCCCGCCGGGAGCTGGACGAGCGCACCGCGCCGCTCGCCGGCCTCGTCGCCGCCTTCATCTTCGCCGTCCAGATGCTGAACTTCCCGGTCGCCGCCGGCACCAGCGGCCACCTGCTCGGCGGGGCGCTCGCCGCCATACTCGTCGGCCCCTACACGGGTGTGCTGTGCGTGTCCGTGGTCCTCCTCATGCAGGGCATCCTCTTCGCCGACGGCGGCCTGACCGCCCTCGGCGTCAACATCACCGTCATGGGCGTCGTCACCGTGGTCGTGGCCTACGCCCTCTTCCGCGGGCTGCTCAAGGTGCTGCCGCGCACCCGCCGCTCCGTGACCGGCGCCGCCTTCGCCGGAGC comes from Streptomyces sp. NBC_01408 and encodes:
- a CDS encoding SsgA family sporulation/cell division regulator, with the protein product MSATAENPPATRTATATVALIEERVSARVITDDPLYRKIPVVLRFVPAEPLAVRIVFPADLSPEGTDNEWVFPLALLEAGLLAPTGTGDVRVWPCGRVQAVVEFHSPDGVAVIQFDIAALRRFLRRTYAPAATR